In one Candidatus Zixiibacteriota bacterium genomic region, the following are encoded:
- a CDS encoding DUF6125 family protein yields MSNMKQLSRETLEEMLVDFAKNWLAHDGLWFQVVEKKYGMDAAIEADTDAWDKFTVIEAKRIMARHNIPENSGLEGLKKALGLRLYAFINTQVIGNETENSFEFYMTDCRVQSARKRKQMPLFPCKSVGIVEYTNFAKTIDPRIKTECICCPPDPEAGEKYYCGWRFSI; encoded by the coding sequence ATGAGCAACATGAAGCAGTTGAGCCGCGAGACTCTCGAAGAGATGCTGGTTGATTTCGCCAAGAACTGGCTGGCCCATGACGGTTTGTGGTTTCAGGTGGTTGAGAAGAAATACGGGATGGATGCGGCTATAGAGGCAGACACCGACGCCTGGGACAAATTCACGGTCATCGAGGCCAAGAGGATCATGGCCCGTCACAACATACCGGAAAACAGCGGGCTTGAGGGTCTCAAGAAGGCGCTCGGGCTGCGTTTGTATGCTTTCATAAACACGCAGGTAATCGGCAACGAGACAGAGAATTCGTTCGAGTTTTATATGACGGATTGCCGGGTGCAGTCGGCCCGCAAACGCAAGCAGATGCCGCTGTTCCCGTGTAAGAGCGTGGGGATTGTCGAGTACACCAATTTCGCGAAGACGATCGATCCGCGCATAAAGACCGAGTGTATTTGCTGCCCGCCGGACCCAGAAGCCGGTGAGAAGTATTATTGCGGATGGAGATTTTCGATATAA